Proteins from one Pseudomonas bijieensis genomic window:
- a CDS encoding peptidase U32 family protein: protein MSLPKHHLELLSPARDVTIAREAILHGADAVYIGGPSFGARHNACNEVGDIARLVEFAHRYHARVFTTINTILHDNELEPARQLIHQLYDAGVDALIVQDLGVMELDIPPIELHASTQTDIRTLARAKFLDQAGFSQLVLARELNLQEIRAIADETEAAIEFFIHGALCVAFSGQCNISHAQNGRSANRGDCSQACRLPYTLKDDQGRVVAYEKHLLSMKDNNQSANIRALVEAGVRSFKIEGRYKDMGYVKNITAYYRQRLDDVLEDRPDLARASSGRTAHFFVPDPDKTFHRGSTDYFVSERKIDIGAFDSPTFTGVPVGVVEKVGKRDLQVVTFDPLSNGDGLNVLVKREVVGFRANIAEPKGEFEEDGQKRYRYRVEPNEMPAGMYQLRPNHPLSRNLDHNWQQALLKTSSERRVGLAWVARLSEARLELTATSEEGISASVTLDGPFGLANKPEQALEQLHDLLGQLGTTEYHATAIELDAPQAFFIPNSQLKALRREAIEALTAARIEAHPRGGRKAETSPPPVYPESHLSFLANVYNQKARDFYHRHGVKLIDAAFEAHEETGEVPVMITKHCLRFSFNLCPKQAKGVTGVRTKVAPMQLIHGDEVLTLKFDCKPCEMHVVGKIKGHILDLPLPGSTAQPVVGYISPEDLLKTIPRAPH, encoded by the coding sequence ATGTCCTTGCCCAAACATCATCTGGAATTGCTCAGCCCCGCCCGCGACGTGACCATCGCCCGCGAGGCCATCCTGCATGGCGCCGACGCCGTGTACATCGGTGGCCCGAGTTTCGGCGCGCGTCATAACGCCTGCAACGAGGTGGGCGATATCGCCCGGCTGGTGGAGTTCGCCCATCGCTACCACGCCCGGGTGTTCACCACGATCAATACCATCCTGCACGACAATGAACTGGAGCCGGCCCGCCAGCTGATCCACCAACTGTACGACGCCGGCGTCGACGCACTGATCGTCCAGGACCTGGGGGTGATGGAGCTGGATATCCCGCCCATCGAGCTGCACGCCAGCACCCAGACCGACATCCGCACCCTGGCTCGGGCAAAGTTTCTCGACCAGGCCGGTTTCTCGCAACTGGTCCTGGCCCGTGAGCTGAACCTGCAGGAAATCCGTGCCATCGCCGACGAAACCGAAGCGGCCATCGAGTTTTTCATCCACGGTGCGCTGTGCGTGGCCTTTTCCGGCCAATGCAACATCTCCCACGCCCAGAACGGCCGCAGCGCCAACCGTGGCGACTGCTCCCAGGCCTGTCGCCTGCCCTACACCCTCAAGGATGACCAGGGTCGCGTGGTCGCCTATGAAAAACACCTGCTGTCGATGAAAGACAACAACCAGAGCGCCAATATCCGCGCCCTGGTCGAAGCCGGCGTGCGTTCGTTCAAGATCGAAGGGCGCTACAAGGACATGGGCTATGTGAAGAACATCACCGCCTATTACCGCCAGCGCCTGGACGATGTCCTCGAAGACCGCCCGGACCTGGCCCGCGCCTCCAGCGGCCGTACCGCGCACTTCTTCGTCCCCGATCCGGACAAGACCTTCCACCGTGGCAGCACCGACTATTTCGTCAGCGAGCGCAAGATCGACATCGGCGCCTTCGATTCGCCAACGTTCACTGGCGTGCCGGTGGGCGTGGTGGAGAAAGTCGGCAAGCGCGACCTGCAAGTGGTGACCTTCGATCCGCTGTCCAACGGCGATGGGCTCAACGTGCTGGTCAAGCGCGAAGTCGTCGGTTTCCGCGCCAACATCGCCGAGCCCAAGGGTGAATTCGAAGAGGACGGCCAGAAGCGTTACCGCTACCGCGTCGAACCCAACGAGATGCCGGCGGGCATGTACCAGTTGCGCCCCAACCATCCGTTGAGCCGCAACCTGGATCACAACTGGCAGCAAGCCTTGCTCAAGACCTCCTCCGAGCGCCGGGTCGGCCTGGCCTGGGTTGCGCGCCTGAGTGAAGCGCGCCTGGAACTGACCGCTACCAGCGAGGAAGGCATCAGCGCCAGCGTCACCCTGGACGGGCCGTTCGGCCTGGCCAACAAGCCGGAACAAGCCCTGGAACAATTGCATGACCTGCTTGGTCAGCTGGGCACCACCGAGTACCACGCCACCGCAATCGAGCTGGATGCGCCCCAGGCGTTCTTCATCCCCAACTCGCAGCTCAAGGCGTTGCGCCGTGAAGCCATCGAAGCCCTCACCGCCGCCCGCATCGAGGCCCACCCACGCGGTGGCCGCAAGGCCGAGACCAGCCCGCCGCCGGTGTACCCGGAGTCGCACCTGTCGTTCCTGGCCAACGTCTACAACCAGAAGGCCCGGGATTTCTATCACCGCCACGGGGTCAAGTTGATCGACGCCGCGTTCGAGGCCCATGAAGAGACCGGTGAAGTGCCGGTGATGATCACCAAGCACTGCCTGCGCTTCTCGTTCAACCTCTGCCCCAAGCAGGCCAAGGGCGTCACCGGCGTGCGCACCAAGGTCGCGCCAATGCAACTGATCCACGGTGATGAAGTGCTGACGCTGAAGTTCGACTGCAAACCCTGCGAAATGCACGTGGTCGGCAAGATCAAGGGGCACATCCTTGACCTGCCATTGCCCGGTAGCACGGCGCAGCCCGTGGTCGGCTACATCAGCCCTGAAGACCTGCTCAAGACGATCCCCCGCGCACCGCATTAA
- a CDS encoding sugar phosphate isomerase/epimerase family protein, whose protein sequence is MKIALDPYMHRHLSLPDLCRKTAELGYEYLELSPREDFLPWWVRPRAHKERIAEFKKALRDHNLQLASLLPMYRWASPHEDERRAAVNYWKEAIQVAVEMGCTTMNSEFGRGPSPDRGHKVSCCGGVHSHESSEAAWWRSMEELVPILESEGVTLNVEPHPEDWCETLHPALDMLKTIGSDNVKFLYCTPHTFYFGDDMKAMIAEAGSMIAHVHIADTYNHKASSGLRYIVNPPGAKVTVHQHMDMHQGEIDWDLFFSELAKTGFDGIVTACVFGWEERADDSGRFMRKEIQAYIDKYFR, encoded by the coding sequence ATGAAAATCGCCCTCGACCCCTACATGCACCGCCACCTGAGCCTGCCGGACCTGTGCCGCAAGACCGCCGAGCTCGGCTACGAATACCTGGAGCTGTCACCACGGGAAGACTTCCTGCCCTGGTGGGTACGCCCCCGCGCCCACAAGGAGCGCATCGCCGAGTTCAAGAAAGCCCTGCGCGACCATAACCTGCAACTGGCCTCGCTGTTACCGATGTATCGTTGGGCCAGCCCCCATGAAGACGAACGCCGGGCAGCGGTGAATTACTGGAAGGAAGCCATCCAGGTCGCCGTGGAGATGGGCTGCACGACCATGAATTCAGAGTTCGGTCGCGGGCCTTCACCGGATCGCGGGCATAAAGTCAGCTGCTGCGGTGGCGTGCACAGCCATGAGTCCAGCGAAGCGGCCTGGTGGCGCTCGATGGAGGAACTGGTGCCGATCCTGGAAAGCGAGGGCGTCACGCTGAACGTCGAACCGCATCCGGAAGACTGGTGCGAAACCCTGCACCCGGCCCTCGACATGCTCAAGACCATCGGCTCGGACAACGTCAAGTTCCTTTACTGCACGCCGCACACCTTCTACTTCGGCGATGACATGAAGGCCATGATCGCCGAGGCCGGGTCGATGATCGCCCATGTCCACATCGCCGATACCTACAACCACAAGGCCTCCTCCGGCCTGCGCTACATCGTCAACCCACCTGGCGCCAAAGTCACCGTCCACCAACACATGGACATGCACCAGGGCGAGATCGACTGGGACCTGTTCTTCAGCGAACTGGCCAAGACCGGCTTCGACGGTATCGTCACCGCCTGCGTGTTCGGCTGGGAAGAACGGGCGGATGACTCCGGGCGCTTCATGCGCAAGGAAATCCAGGCCTACATCGACAAGTACTTCAGGTAG
- a CDS encoding sensor domain-containing diguanylate cyclase codes for MLGRKRPEPKIESSDEAFSPQAVRAGAALRLTVSFMLVVIIAFLAVEGWRTWRDYRAAFASARDSVTNLARATAQHAEDTIRQVDVVTAALAERVEGDGLQNLDVPRIHKLLVQQAAIMPQLHGLFIYGPDGQWLVTDKENIPEPANNADRDYFQYHRTHEDRSVRIGTVIKSRSTNDLIIPVSRRLNNPDGSFAGVLLGTVKVSYFVDYYGDFKIDDKGALVLATRSGTILVRRPFVASVIGKSLVNSVIFRNYLPTSNQGVAEARAVVDDTERLYGYRALTTYPLVVEAGLSRESIIAPWRRDLLKTGLVLIFLIAVLVGFGLIVLSQLRYRMTMEKQIRSAHQAMRDMALTDSLTGLGNRRRLDIALADELRLARRQGSSLALIMLDVDYFKRFNDRYGHAAGDDCLRAIAAAIGQTIKRPADLAVRYGGEEFTVLLPNTDSAGAAKVAQQILKAVRALNIEHGDHPLGLVTVSAGVTTSQPSGEDVTPAMLIKAADAFLYLAKNTGRNRWCSAGSTPE; via the coding sequence ATGCTCGGACGCAAACGGCCAGAGCCAAAGATCGAAAGCTCTGATGAAGCCTTTTCCCCCCAAGCAGTCCGGGCCGGAGCGGCATTGCGCCTGACCGTGAGCTTCATGCTGGTAGTCATCATCGCCTTCCTGGCCGTCGAAGGCTGGCGGACCTGGCGCGACTACCGCGCCGCTTTTGCGTCTGCCCGGGATTCGGTGACGAACCTGGCACGGGCGACGGCCCAGCACGCCGAAGATACCATTCGACAAGTGGATGTGGTCACCGCTGCCCTCGCCGAACGCGTGGAGGGCGACGGCCTGCAGAACCTGGACGTGCCGCGCATCCATAAGCTATTGGTGCAGCAGGCCGCGATCATGCCGCAACTGCACGGGTTGTTTATCTATGGCCCGGACGGTCAGTGGCTGGTAACGGACAAGGAAAACATTCCGGAGCCGGCGAACAATGCCGACCGCGACTACTTCCAGTATCACCGTACTCACGAGGACCGAAGCGTGCGCATCGGCACAGTGATCAAGAGCCGATCCACCAACGACCTGATCATCCCTGTCTCCCGGCGCTTGAACAATCCCGACGGCTCATTCGCCGGTGTGCTGCTCGGAACGGTCAAGGTCAGCTATTTCGTCGATTACTACGGTGACTTCAAGATCGATGACAAAGGGGCGCTGGTCCTGGCGACACGCAGCGGAACGATTCTGGTGCGCCGTCCTTTCGTCGCCTCGGTGATTGGCAAGAGCCTGGTCAATAGCGTGATCTTCAGGAACTACTTGCCCACGTCGAATCAGGGCGTCGCGGAGGCCAGGGCCGTCGTCGACGATACCGAGCGGCTGTATGGCTATCGCGCCTTGACCACCTATCCGCTGGTGGTGGAAGCCGGCTTGTCCCGCGAATCGATCATCGCGCCCTGGCGCCGCGACTTGCTCAAGACCGGTCTGGTGCTGATTTTCCTGATCGCGGTACTGGTGGGCTTCGGGCTCATCGTATTGAGCCAACTGCGCTACCGCATGACCATGGAGAAGCAGATTCGCAGCGCCCACCAGGCCATGCGCGACATGGCGCTGACCGACAGCCTGACCGGGCTGGGCAACCGCAGGCGGCTGGACATCGCCCTGGCCGATGAACTGCGCCTGGCCAGGCGCCAGGGTTCGTCCCTGGCCCTGATCATGCTCGACGTCGATTACTTCAAGCGTTTCAACGACCGGTACGGCCATGCCGCCGGCGATGATTGCCTGCGGGCGATTGCCGCCGCGATCGGGCAGACCATCAAAAGGCCGGCCGACCTGGCGGTCCGCTATGGCGGTGAAGAGTTCACCGTGTTGCTGCCAAACACCGACAGCGCCGGTGCCGCCAAGGTCGCCCAGCAAATCCTCAAAGCCGTCAGGGCCTTGAACATTGAACACGGCGATCATCCGTTGGGCCTGGTGACTGTCAGCGCGGGCGTCACCACCAGCCAGCCGAGCGGCGAGGACGTCACCCCGGCCATGCTGATCAAGGCTGCCGACGCCTTCTTGTACCTGGCCAAGAACACCGGGCGAAACCGCTGGTGCAGCGCCGGCTCGACGCCGGAGTGA
- a CDS encoding metallophosphoesterase family protein — MKVGVISDTHGLLRPEALAALQGCERIIHAGDIGSPEILDALAAIGELHVVRGNNDLEAEWAGHLADCLQFDLGGWQVLLVHDLADVPAALDPGVRLVITGHSHKPLIEWRGERLYLNPGSAGRRRFKLPVTLALLEVSEQAIEPRLVGLLE, encoded by the coding sequence ATGAAAGTTGGCGTCATTTCCGATACCCACGGCCTGCTGCGCCCCGAAGCGCTTGCCGCGCTGCAAGGCTGTGAGCGGATCATTCATGCCGGCGATATCGGCAGCCCGGAAATCCTCGACGCCCTGGCTGCCATCGGCGAGCTGCACGTGGTGCGCGGAAACAACGACCTGGAGGCCGAGTGGGCAGGGCACCTTGCCGATTGCCTGCAATTCGACCTGGGGGGGTGGCAGGTCCTATTGGTCCATGACCTCGCGGATGTGCCGGCAGCACTCGACCCGGGCGTGAGGCTGGTGATCACCGGCCATTCCCATAAACCGCTGATCGAATGGCGTGGCGAGCGGCTTTATCTCAACCCTGGCAGCGCCGGCCGGCGGCGGTTCAAGTTACCGGTGACGCTGGCGCTGCTTGAGGTGAGTGAACAGGCGATCGAGCCGCGGCTGGTCGGGTTGTTGGAATGA
- a CDS encoding Gfo/Idh/MocA family protein has translation MINGSKTLTRPIRWAMVGGGEHSQIGYIHRSAALRDRNFELLAAALDIDPARGQAFGEQLGIDPARCYPDYLSLFELEAQRPDGIEAVSIATPNGTHYAITRAALEAGLHVVCEKPLCFTLEQAEALRTLAQSKGRIVGLTYGYAGHQLIEQAREMIAAQALGEIRMVHMQFAHGFHSAPVEAQNQATQWRVDPRQAGPSYVLGDVGTHPLYLAKVMLPDLKIKRLMCSRQSFVASRAPLEDNAYTLMEYEGGAMGMVWSSAVNAGSMHGQKIRVIGSRASLEWWDERPNQLSFEIQGQPVQILERGMGYLHPDALQDDRIGGGHPEGLFEAWSNLYRRFALAMDAANRGDSTTLAALRYPDINAGVEGVRWVERCVESANRDSTWVAY, from the coding sequence ATGATCAACGGCAGCAAAACCCTTACGCGTCCCATCCGCTGGGCCATGGTCGGTGGCGGTGAACACAGCCAGATCGGCTACATCCACCGCTCGGCCGCCCTGCGCGACCGGAACTTCGAATTGCTCGCCGCGGCGCTGGATATCGATCCCGCCCGCGGCCAGGCCTTTGGCGAGCAACTGGGTATCGACCCTGCGCGCTGCTATCCGGACTACCTCAGCCTGTTCGAGCTGGAGGCACAACGTCCCGATGGGATCGAGGCGGTGTCGATCGCCACGCCCAACGGCACCCACTACGCCATCACCCGCGCCGCTCTGGAAGCCGGGCTGCATGTGGTCTGCGAAAAGCCGCTGTGCTTTACCCTCGAACAGGCCGAGGCACTGCGCACCCTGGCGCAATCCAAGGGGCGCATCGTTGGCTTGACCTACGGCTACGCCGGGCACCAGTTGATCGAACAGGCCCGGGAGATGATCGCGGCGCAGGCATTGGGCGAGATCCGCATGGTGCACATGCAGTTTGCCCATGGTTTTCACAGTGCGCCGGTGGAGGCGCAGAACCAGGCCACCCAGTGGCGCGTCGACCCGCGCCAGGCCGGGCCCAGCTACGTGCTGGGGGATGTCGGCACCCACCCGTTGTACCTGGCCAAAGTGATGCTGCCCGACCTCAAGATCAAACGCTTGATGTGCAGCCGGCAAAGCTTCGTCGCCAGCCGCGCCCCGTTGGAGGACAACGCCTACACCTTGATGGAATACGAAGGCGGCGCCATGGGCATGGTCTGGTCCAGCGCGGTGAATGCCGGTTCCATGCATGGGCAGAAAATCCGCGTGATCGGCTCCCGTGCCAGCCTTGAATGGTGGGACGAACGGCCCAACCAACTGAGCTTCGAGATCCAGGGCCAACCCGTGCAGATCCTGGAACGCGGCATGGGCTACCTGCACCCCGACGCGCTGCAGGACGACCGCATCGGTGGCGGCCACCCCGAAGGGTTGTTCGAAGCCTGGTCCAATCTCTATCGCCGCTTCGCCTTGGCCATGGATGCGGCCAACCGTGGCGACAGCACGACGCTGGCCGCCCTGCGCTACCCCGACATCAACGCCGGCGTGGAAGGCGTACGCTGGGTCGAACGCTGCGTTGAATCAGCCAACCGGGATTCAACCTGGGTCGCCTATTGA